A single window of Nocardia sp. NBC_01327 DNA harbors:
- a CDS encoding MFS transporter, which yields MTANTPSAVADSPAAQRNPKRWLILIVLCLSSLVLVIDNMVLNVAIPEISTDLGATGQDIQWVIDSYILVFAGLLLTSGSLSDRFGRRLVMVLGLILFGAASLLAAYAATPEMLITGRVIMGVGGALIMPSTLSILITVFDEQERPKAIASWSAVAMIGMVGGPVMGGVLLNHFWWGSVFLLNVPIAAVAIVAALLLMPESKGPWTTPDLPGMALSIVGTTALVWTIIEFPGRGLAAVWPSLLVAVIGFTAFVIRELKAEHPMVPLHLFRNRVFTGSSFSLVLVTFANAGLLLVLTQYLQFVLDYSPIKTAVAFTPMALTALVFNMIGAGLVGKLGVRSVTIGGLLVLAAGTGVLCTLTADSGFWLPATAMALVGAGAGLAMPAAIGALMGAVPPEQAGVGSALNDTIQQTGGALGVAILGAVLASTYTDSMPDSAPAAARGNIAPAVMSGDGALIGAAREAFTTAMSHTFAAGAAAVLTACAVAFFLMRGAKAAGVEEVSAEAPAVGEMADAR from the coding sequence ATGACTGCCAACACACCGTCCGCCGTAGCGGATTCGCCGGCGGCCCAGCGCAATCCGAAGCGCTGGCTCATCCTGATCGTGCTGTGCCTGAGCTCGCTGGTGCTGGTGATCGACAATATGGTCCTGAATGTGGCGATCCCGGAGATCTCCACCGATCTCGGCGCCACCGGCCAGGACATCCAGTGGGTGATCGACTCCTACATCCTGGTCTTCGCCGGCTTGCTGCTCACCTCGGGCAGCCTCTCGGATCGGTTCGGCCGCAGGCTGGTGATGGTCCTCGGCCTGATCCTCTTCGGCGCGGCCTCACTGCTCGCCGCGTACGCCGCCACCCCGGAAATGCTGATCACCGGCCGCGTGATCATGGGTGTCGGCGGCGCGCTCATCATGCCGAGCACGCTGTCGATTCTGATCACGGTCTTCGATGAGCAGGAGCGTCCCAAGGCGATTGCCTCGTGGAGTGCGGTCGCCATGATCGGCATGGTCGGCGGCCCGGTCATGGGCGGCGTACTGCTCAACCACTTCTGGTGGGGTTCGGTCTTCCTGCTCAATGTCCCGATCGCCGCGGTGGCCATCGTGGCCGCGCTGCTGCTCATGCCGGAGTCGAAGGGCCCGTGGACCACGCCGGATCTGCCGGGTATGGCGCTGTCGATCGTCGGCACCACCGCGCTGGTGTGGACCATTATCGAATTCCCGGGCCGGGGCCTCGCCGCGGTCTGGCCGTCGCTGCTGGTCGCGGTCATCGGCTTCACCGCCTTCGTGATTCGTGAGCTGAAGGCCGAGCATCCGATGGTTCCGCTGCACCTGTTCCGCAATCGCGTCTTCACCGGTTCCAGCTTCTCCCTGGTGCTGGTCACCTTCGCCAATGCCGGTCTGCTGCTGGTGCTCACCCAGTACCTGCAGTTCGTGCTGGACTACTCGCCGATCAAGACCGCGGTCGCCTTCACCCCGATGGCGCTGACCGCGCTGGTATTCAACATGATCGGCGCCGGTCTGGTGGGCAAGCTGGGCGTCCGCAGCGTCACCATCGGCGGCCTGCTGGTACTGGCGGCCGGAACCGGAGTGCTCTGCACGCTGACCGCGGACTCCGGATTCTGGCTGCCCGCAACGGCTATGGCCCTGGTGGGTGCGGGCGCGGGTCTGGCCATGCCGGCCGCGATCGGTGCGCTCATGGGTGCGGTGCCGCCGGAGCAGGCCGGTGTCGGCTCCGCGCTGAACGACACCATCCAGCAGACCGGCGGCGCCCTGGGCGTGGCGATCCTGGGTGCGGTGCTGGCGAGCACCTACACCGATTCGATGCCGGATTCGGCGCCCGCGGCGGCCCGCGGGAATATCGCTCCCGCCGTCATGAGCGGCGACGGCGCGCTGATCGGTGCGGCGCGGGAGGCGTTCACCACCGCCATGTCGCATACCTTCGCCGCCGGTGCGGCGGCCGTACTGACCGCCTGCGCGGTCGCCTTCTTCCTGATGCGCGGCGCGAAAGCGGCTGGTGTGGAAGAGGTTTCGGCCGAGGCCCCGGCGGTCGGCGAAATGGCCGATGCCCGCTGA
- a CDS encoding phosphotransferase family protein, whose protein sequence is MSTERLPAERLAAALEPAVHQNFPVSGTARVRDFHRTDRGFATETFLFEVEDENGALPLVFRRPPEMSLFPDYDLLRQVLVMKRLAGTDIPVATPLWLDREGNTVGSPYFVMNRLSGQAPSDYPSYHSAGNYFEATPEQRERMWWGCVDTIADIHRLDWRALDLDFLAMPKHGSGPVEQIVNYLDAALRWATEGALPETYERALAYLRDNSYVPEHTTLCWGDARMSNILYDNDFQVSGVLDWEIAYLGDHEADLGWLLFLDWASSEFEGHAPLPGTPTREETLAYYEKRTGMPVRNLVFNEILAAVLLSVPLLRMANRIQLPPEMNITGFCTTRIEQLLP, encoded by the coding sequence TTGAGCACCGAGCGACTGCCTGCAGAGCGGCTGGCAGCGGCACTGGAACCCGCAGTGCACCAGAACTTCCCGGTGTCCGGTACGGCCCGCGTTCGCGATTTCCACCGCACCGATCGCGGATTCGCCACCGAGACCTTCCTTTTCGAGGTCGAGGACGAGAACGGCGCACTGCCACTGGTTTTCCGGCGACCGCCGGAGATGTCGCTGTTCCCCGACTACGACCTGCTGCGGCAGGTACTGGTCATGAAGCGGCTGGCCGGCACCGATATTCCGGTCGCCACACCGCTGTGGCTGGACCGGGAGGGCAACACCGTGGGCAGCCCGTACTTCGTGATGAACCGGCTCTCGGGGCAGGCGCCCAGCGATTACCCGTCGTACCATTCGGCGGGCAATTACTTCGAGGCCACGCCCGAGCAGCGGGAACGCATGTGGTGGGGGTGTGTCGACACCATCGCCGATATCCACCGGCTGGATTGGCGCGCACTGGATCTCGACTTCCTGGCAATGCCGAAGCACGGCAGCGGGCCGGTCGAGCAGATCGTCAACTATCTGGATGCGGCGCTGCGCTGGGCCACCGAGGGGGCGTTGCCCGAGACGTACGAGCGGGCGCTCGCCTACCTTCGGGACAATAGCTACGTGCCGGAGCACACCACGCTCTGCTGGGGCGATGCCCGCATGTCGAACATTCTGTACGACAATGATTTCCAGGTCAGTGGTGTACTCGATTGGGAGATCGCGTATCTCGGCGATCACGAGGCCGATCTGGGCTGGCTGCTGTTCCTGGACTGGGCCAGTAGCGAATTCGAGGGTCATGCGCCGCTACCCGGCACGCCGACCCGCGAGGAAACCCTCGCGTACTACGAGAAGCGCACCGGAATGCCGGTCCGCAATCTGGTGTTCAACGAGATCCTGGCGGCCGTGCTGCTGTCGGTTCCCCTGCTGCGCATGGCGAATCGGATCCAATTACCGCCGGAAATGAATATCACCGGCTTCTGCACCACCCGAATCGAGCAGTTGCTGCCCTGA
- a CDS encoding TetR/AcrR family transcriptional regulator codes for MSAPPGTRLGPGRPRDPQLDAQVLGATLELLVGEGYQATTIAAVARRAGVVTTSIYRRWPSKRALVEDAIFGLEAFEHPVPSGDLRADLLAWTRLFLAASAHPAARSAIPGLLSEYHDDHDSYRRLLDRGELPTREVLRELLAGAVADGQAAPDCDGDAVFELLRGATLFRALTHGTDGAEDFCRQIADALLAVAATPSARS; via the coding sequence GTGAGCGCACCCCCAGGCACGCGTCTCGGTCCGGGACGCCCACGTGACCCGCAGCTGGACGCGCAGGTGCTCGGCGCGACGCTGGAATTGCTGGTCGGGGAGGGTTATCAGGCCACCACCATCGCGGCGGTGGCACGGCGGGCCGGTGTGGTCACCACCTCGATCTATCGGCGCTGGCCGAGTAAGCGGGCGCTGGTCGAGGACGCCATCTTCGGTCTGGAGGCGTTCGAGCACCCGGTTCCGAGCGGTGATCTGCGCGCGGACCTGCTGGCGTGGACCCGCCTGTTCCTGGCCGCGTCAGCGCATCCGGCCGCGCGTTCGGCCATTCCGGGTCTGCTCTCGGAGTATCACGACGATCACGACAGCTACCGACGCCTGCTGGATCGCGGCGAGCTGCCCACCCGGGAGGTGCTGCGGGAGCTGTTGGCCGGTGCGGTGGCCGACGGCCAGGCCGCTCCCGACTGCGACGGCGACGCCGTCTTCGAACTATTGCGCGGCGCGACGCTGTTCCGGGCGCTCACGCACGGCACCGATGGCGCGGAGGATTTCTGCCGCCAGATCGCCGACGCCCTGCTCGCGGTGGCGGCGACGCCCTCGGCGCGCTCCTGA
- a CDS encoding LUD domain-containing protein, which yields MRTALSASRTNRRKRHPLAAERPDREQLHDSAAAIDHQVLRHLDSYLLQLESMVRAAGGVVHRASDAAAANRIVLDLVRGAGASEIIRADSALTTEIGLGDTLAAAGITTCGIDLAAHDVTDPVLRERFLRAEVAVTGANFVVSESGTVIIVESESAGRMCLTLPRTLISVIGIDRIVPTWRDLEVVLALPGGGGERMPRCISTWTGITDGDGPREFHLVLVDNVRTRALADELVRAAVLTDRHAAVVPREYLRHAPGIEPHDRAAVLSLFLERSKHHGAEIHRVTAAELPETVAGALNRHGAHSVVAPLGVPASWLAEWAAAPGNRLVSDEPELSALELDRIDAVVTSCAAAVADSATVVLDGGSGQGRRAPTLLPDCHICVVRAEQVASAIPEVIAVLDPDRPLTWFSGLRHLVLILVEPE from the coding sequence ATGCGCACTGCACTCTCCGCCAGCCGCACCAACCGCAGGAAACGCCACCCCCTCGCCGCCGAACGACCCGACCGCGAACAGCTGCACGACAGTGCGGCCGCGATCGACCATCAGGTCCTGCGCCACCTGGATTCCTATCTGCTGCAATTGGAATCGATGGTGCGGGCGGCGGGCGGGGTGGTACACCGGGCATCCGACGCCGCCGCGGCCAATCGGATCGTGCTGGACCTCGTTCGGGGCGCCGGCGCGTCCGAGATCATCCGGGCCGATTCCGCGCTCACCACGGAGATCGGACTCGGCGATACCCTCGCGGCCGCCGGAATCACCACGTGCGGAATCGATCTCGCTGCTCACGATGTCACCGATCCGGTGCTGCGCGAGAGATTCCTGCGTGCCGAGGTTGCCGTCACCGGCGCGAATTTTGTTGTGTCCGAGAGCGGCACGGTGATCATCGTGGAATCCGAGAGCGCGGGCCGTATGTGCCTGACACTGCCGCGAACCCTCATCTCGGTCATCGGCATCGACAGGATCGTGCCGACCTGGCGCGACCTCGAGGTAGTCCTGGCACTACCGGGCGGCGGCGGCGAACGCATGCCCCGCTGCATCTCCACCTGGACCGGAATCACCGACGGCGACGGGCCGCGCGAGTTCCATCTCGTCCTGGTCGACAATGTCCGCACCCGCGCGCTCGCCGACGAACTGGTCCGGGCCGCCGTGCTGACCGACCGGCACGCGGCGGTCGTCCCGCGCGAGTATCTGCGGCACGCGCCGGGCATCGAGCCGCACGATCGGGCCGCCGTGCTGTCGCTGTTCCTCGAACGCTCGAAACACCATGGCGCGGAGATACATCGGGTGACAGCGGCCGAACTGCCGGAGACCGTCGCGGGGGCGCTGAATCGGCACGGTGCGCACAGCGTCGTCGCCCCACTCGGCGTGCCCGCATCCTGGCTCGCCGAGTGGGCGGCGGCGCCCGGCAATCGCCTGGTCTCCGACGAACCCGAGCTGTCCGCGCTCGAGCTGGATCGAATCGATGCCGTGGTCACCAGTTGTGCTGCCGCCGTGGCGGATTCGGCCACCGTGGTGCTGGACGGCGGATCGGGCCAGGGCCGCCGGGCGCCGACGCTGCTTCCGGACTGCCATATCTGCGTGGTCCGAGCCGAGCAGGTCGCCTCGGCCATTCCGGAGGTGATCGCCGTGCTCGATCCGGATCGCCCGCTCACCTGGTTCAGCGGGCTGCGCCACCTGGTGCTGATCCTGGTCGAACCGGAGTAG
- a CDS encoding MFS transporter, whose translation MNARNLTLATLAFALTFWAWNLIGPLSSSYTDDLSLSPGQTSMLVATPVLVGSLGRIPAGVLADKFGGRLMFAVICFVSIIPTLFVGWSNSYGALIFWGFFLGIAGTSFAVGVPFVNAWYEPSRRGFATGVFGAGMGGTALSALLTPRLVDHLGRAQTHVLMAVALAIMGVIMLMFSRNSPKWTPATEPALPRIRDALKLKATWQGALLYAVAFGGFVAFSTYLPTVLRNVYEFAQSDAGLRTAGFSIAGVLARPLGGILSDRVGPVNVLTTSFGGAAVMAVVLSFDPPQEFPAGVSMVLMAFFLGLGTGGVFALIAKLVDPAKVGTVTGLVGAAGGLGGYFPPLIMGLVYSSRGNYTIGYLLLALTAAAALAYTLKVGREIRT comes from the coding sequence ATGAATGCGAGAAATCTGACGCTCGCTACACTGGCTTTCGCGCTGACTTTCTGGGCCTGGAACCTCATTGGCCCGCTATCAAGCAGCTACACAGACGATTTGAGCCTCTCGCCCGGTCAGACCTCCATGCTGGTGGCCACCCCCGTACTGGTCGGGTCGCTCGGCCGAATTCCGGCGGGTGTGCTCGCCGACAAGTTCGGCGGGCGGCTCATGTTCGCCGTCATCTGCTTCGTCTCGATCATCCCCACCCTGTTCGTCGGCTGGTCGAATTCCTATGGCGCGCTGATCTTCTGGGGCTTCTTCCTGGGCATCGCGGGCACCTCGTTCGCGGTCGGCGTGCCCTTCGTGAACGCCTGGTACGAACCGTCCCGGCGCGGCTTCGCCACCGGCGTGTTCGGCGCGGGCATGGGCGGCACCGCACTGTCGGCGCTGCTCACCCCGCGCCTGGTCGATCATCTCGGCCGCGCACAGACCCATGTGCTCATGGCGGTCGCGCTGGCGATCATGGGCGTGATCATGCTGATGTTCAGCCGCAACTCACCGAAGTGGACCCCGGCGACCGAACCCGCGCTGCCGCGGATCAGGGATGCACTGAAGCTCAAGGCCACCTGGCAGGGCGCGCTGCTCTACGCGGTGGCGTTCGGCGGATTCGTGGCCTTCTCCACGTATCTGCCGACCGTGCTGCGCAATGTGTACGAATTCGCGCAGTCCGATGCGGGATTGCGCACCGCCGGGTTCTCCATCGCGGGCGTGCTCGCGCGGCCGCTCGGCGGCATCCTCTCCGACAGGGTCGGCCCGGTCAATGTGCTGACCACCTCGTTCGGCGGCGCGGCCGTCATGGCGGTGGTGCTGAGTTTCGATCCGCCACAGGAGTTTCCGGCCGGTGTGAGCATGGTGCTGATGGCCTTCTTCCTGGGCCTCGGCACCGGTGGCGTCTTCGCACTCATCGCCAAACTCGTCGATCCGGCCAAGGTCGGCACGGTGACCGGCCTGGTCGGCGCGGCCGGCGGACTCGGCGGCTATTTCCCGCCGCTGATCATGGGATTGGTCTACTCCTCCCGGGGCAACTACACGATCGGATACCTGCTGCTCGCTCTCACCGCTGCCGCGGCACTGGCCTACACCCTGAAGGTGGGCCGCGAGATCCGCACCTGA